ACAGATACTCTTGTATCCACGCCTGTTTTTTCTTTCATCAGAGCAGCGAATTCCCCGCCTGACATCACACCTTCAGCCACAATAATAATACTGTGCTTTTTGCCGCGTGCATGTCCCTTTTTAATTTTATCGACTACTTTGTCGAGGTTATAAGGATCTTCAGGAATCAGGATTGATTCAGCACCACCTGAGAGTCCTGACCAAAGCGCAATATCACCCGCATTACGTCCCATTACTTCAATGATAAATGTACGCTCATGCGAAGTTGCTGTATCACGGATTTTATCAATTGCATCAATGACTGTGTTCAGCGCAGTGTCAAAACCGATTGTAAAGTCAGTACCCGGAATGTCATTATCAATCGTACCCGGTACGCCTACACATGGATAACCATGCTCGGTTAATGCTTTTGCTCCCATATATGAGCCGTCTCCACCAATAACAACAAGACCTTCGATACCGAATTTCTTCAGCTGCTCTATTCCTTTTTTCTGGCCTTCAGGTGTTTTAAATTCTTCGCATCGCGCAGAATAAAGCTTCGTTCCCCCGCGGTGAATGATATCACCAACAGAACCAAGCTCAAGCTTTTCGATATTACCGGAAATTAACCCCTGGTACCCCTGGTAAATTCCATATACTTCAAGCCCGTGATAGATGGCTTTTCTTACGACCGCTCTGATCGCAGGGTTCATACCCGGAGCATCTCCACCACTGGTCAGTACGCCAATTTTTTTCATTTTGATGTTCCCACCTTTAATTGAAAAATTATGTTAACTATTTCACAGAAATAGTGTTCCGAAGTTGGATGTACAAGTTCGTTTTCATCCTTTTAAAAATAACATGAAGATCTTTTGTTCTCAATCATAAGCTTAAGGTCTCACACATTCTTCTTAAGGGAATATTCATGTAAACGCTTAAATATTCATTATTGTACACATTTTAGACACATAATAACCTGAATGTTCCTTTCTTCTATTGTTTACACATCTCACAAAAGAAAAAACCTCTTCAGAAAAGATCTGAAAAGGTTTTTTGGTTATACCGTTTCTTTCGTAAACTCCCCGATTGACTGGAATTTATCATAGCGCTGGGCTACTAATGACGCTTCGTCTAATTGGGATAATTCTTTCAATGACTGAAGCAGGATCTGATCAATCGCTGATGCCTGCTGTTTAATATCTCTATGTGCCCCGCCTTTAACTTCAGGAATAATTTCATCGATAATACCCATTCCCTTTAGGTCGGGCGCTGTAATTTTCATTGATTCTGCTGCCTGTTTTGCAAGACCTGCATCCTTCCATAGAATAGATGCTGCTCCCTCAGGTGAAATAACAGAGTAAGTAGAGTTCTCAAGCATATGCAGATGATTACCTACACCAAGTGCCAGCGCACCACCGCTGCCTCCTTCACCAATCACGATGCAGATCACCGGTACAGTGAGTCCTGCCATCTCAAACAGATTACGTGCGATTGCTTCACTCTGACCACGCTCTTCAGCTGCTTTACCAGGGTATGCACCCTTTGTATCGATAAAGCAGATAATCGGACGCTTAAACTTCTCAGCCTGCTTCATCAGGCGAAGTGCTTTGCGGTATCCTTCAGGATGTGGCATACCGAAATTCCGCTTAATATTTTCTTTTGTATCCTTCCCTCTCTGATGGCCGATCACTGTGACAGGATTTCCTTTATAGCTTGCAATCCCGCCAACAATTGCATGATCATCTCCATACAGTCGGTCACCGTGCATTTCCATAAAGTTTTCAAATAGCACTTCTATGTACTCAAGCGCTGTCGGACGTTCCGGATGACGCGCAAGCTGTACACGGTCCCATGGTTGGATCGAGGAATAGACATCCGCTTCAAGACGCGCAAGACGCTCTTCAAGCTTTGCAATTTCCTCGCTCAGATCAACTTCCGAGTCAGCAGTAAATGCTTTCAGTTCATTGATTTTTTCACGCAGCTGATTCAACGGCTTTTCAAATTCAAGTTCATTTACCATGATGCCCCTCCTTTTTTATGCAGAGATAGCAGCACACTTAATTTTTCTTTCATCTCAAGTCTTGAGATCACCTGATCAAGCTGACCATGCTCCATCAGAAATTCCGCTGTCTGAAAATCTTCAGGGAGCTTTTCTCTGATTGTCTGCTCAATAATTCGTCGACCTGCGAAACCGATCAGTGCACCCGGCTCAGCAAAATTATAGTCTCCAAGTGAAGCAAAGCTCGCTGAGACACCGCCTGTCGTTGGATGTGTCATAAAGGAGATAATCAGGCCGCCTTTATCACTAAAGCGCTTAAGTGCTGTACTGGTTTTTGCCATTTGCATTAAAGACAGTACGCCTTCCTGCATTCTGGCACCGCCGCTTGCTGTAAAAATAATAAAAGGAAGGTTTTTCTCCTCAGCCACTCTGACAGCTTCAGCAATTTTCTCTCCAACAACAGAACCCATACTGCCCATTCTGAAAGTAGAGTCCATAATGGTAAGCACTGCCTCATTACCATCGATCGAACAGGTTCCGGTCACGACTGCCTCATTTAAGCCGGTCTTTTTCTTGTCCTTCTCAAGCTTTTCAAGGTAATCAGGAAATTCCAGCGGATTTTCAGAAGACAGCTGCTGGTTAAATTCTTTAAAAGAACCTTCATCAGCCAGACATTCGATTCTCTCAGCCGCATTCATTGGATGATGATAACCACACTGCAGACATACCTTTTTATTCTTATAGATTTCTTTCGTGTAAATAATCTTTTTACATTTAGGACACTTGGTTAATATTCCTTCCGGGACATCATTTTTATCATGTTCAGATGGAATCGTTGCGTACTTTTTCTTTTTTGCAAATATATCCTTCAGCAACCGGTCTTCCTCCCTAGTCATTATCTATATTTTTGATCAGCTTTAAAGGCTGCTCAGTATCTTCTGAAAACAAATGTTCATGAAAACGTTCCATTATCTCATCTGTCAGTGGCACCTGCATTTTGTCTTCTGCATGATAAAAATCATTAAGAATCAGCCATATTCTTGTATAAAGCTGATTGCCGCCCGCTTCAACAAGCTCTCTTTTCAGATGAGTCAATAAAGTCAGCTCTGATTGCCTGTATTGATTTAATACGTGCTCATATAAATGCAGCTTATCTACTTCAGGCAGCGCCGACACTCTTCTTATAGCGTCTTCTTCAAGCCATGCTTTCACTTCAGCGACATCACTGACAGCACGGCTCTCCTGGAGAATAAACATACCTAACAGATCAATCAGGTGATGATCCCTGAAATCTCTCAGGAATGTACCCTCGCCTCTTCTCGTTTCAATTAGTCCAAGCAGCTCAAGCGCTCTTAACGCCTCGCGCACAGAAGAGCGTGCAACGCCGAATCGCTCCGACAGTTCACGCTCTGATGGGATTCTGTTGCCGGCTGTCAGACGGTCTTCCCTGATCATATCCCTGATCTGGTGGACAACAGATATATATCTTTTATGTTCATTCAAATGTCTGTCACTCGCTTTTTCCGATTTGGGATAAGCGTGCAGTTTTTTCTCTCACTTCTTCAGGATCCACTTTAATTCTTGCTACACCTGTTTCCATGGCAGCATTTGCTACACGTGAAGCGACAGCAGGTGCTACTCTTGGATCAAATGGAGCAGGGATGACATAATCTGCATTCAGTTCGTCCTCAGAGATTAATGAAGCAATCGCTTCTACTGCAGCAATCTTCATTTTTTCGTTAATATGTGTTGCTCTAACATCGAGTGCCCCTCTGAAAATACCCGGGAATGCAAGCACATTATTAACCTGGTTAGGAAAATCTGAGCGTCCTGTTCCGACAACACTCGCTCCGTTTGCCTTAGCAAGTGCCGGCATAATCTCAGGTACTGGGTTAGCCATTGCAAAAATAATCGAATCCTGGTTCATTTTCTGAACCATCTCTTCAGTCAGTGCACCTGCAACTGATACACCAATAAACACGTCTGCGCCTTCAATCACATCATCAAGTGATCCATCAAGACGCTCTCTGTTCGTGATTTTTGCTACATTATGCTTAACCTCATTCATGCCATAAGGCCGGCCCTCATAGATCGCACCCTTAGAATCACACATAATGATATCTCTTACACCATAGCTGTATAACAGCTTAATAATCGCAATGCCGGCTGCTCCTGCTCCGTTCATTACAACCCTGATTGAAGAGAACTCTTTATTTGTAATCTTAAGAGCATTCACAAGACCTGCCACCGTCACAATAGCTGTTCCGTGCTGATCATCATGAAAGATCGGTATGTTTGTTTCTTTTTTCAGACGCTCTTCAATTTCAAAGCATCTTGGTGCAGCGATATCCTCAAGGTTAACGCCGCCAAAAGTCGGCTCCATCAGCTTCACGGTTTCTACGATTTTATCAATCTCTGTTGTGTTCAGGCAGATTGGAAAAGCATCTACCCCGGCAAAGCTTTTAAATAGAACAGCTTTCCCTTCCATAACAGGCAGTGAAGCTTCCGGTCCGATATTTCCAAGACCGAGGACAGCTGTACCATCAGATACGACGGCAACCATGTTCCCCTTCATTGTATAATCATATACCGTCTCCGGTTTATCATAAATTTCTTTACATGGTTCTGCTACACCAGGTGAATATGCGAGACTGAGCTCCTCTGCATTTCTTACTAGTACTTTTGATTTTGACTCCAGTTTCCCCTGATTCACTCTGTGCATATGCAGTGCTTCATCTCGTAATGACAAAGAACTTCACTCCTATTTTTTGGGTTACCCCTTTATTTAACAATTGGTCAGACCACATTCTTATTCACTATAACAAAAACAATTCAACATTTGCAATTTATTGTTCGACGACATTTTCATTTCCAAGCAGCTGAATTAGCCTGTCTAATAGCGCATTAGCAGGGTTAATGCTGATGCTGAGCTTCTGCTTACTGCCGGATTCTGCATCATATACAACAACCGGCATTTCACCTGCAAATTTTCTGCAGAACTGATCAATCATGTTAAAAGTATCCTTCGTATCCATTGATTCGGGAATTCTTAAAAAAAGGGTTTTTATGCGATCCGCCCCTTTATACTGATCCGCAGGGACCGCATGCTGAACGACAAACTGATTTTTCCTATTGCGTTCTTCTGTTTTTCCTGACAGCACGAGTGTCATCCCTTTTTGAATAATAGGGGACTGTTTTCTGAAAACATCCGGAAACACGACACCATCCATATCCCCTGACTCATCGCTCAAGGTAACAAAACTCATATTCTCACCCTTTTTTGTCCTGATCACACGCACTTCGGTTAAAAGTGCACCAACCATTCCTTTCACCCCAGGCCTGATCTCATCAATTCTGAGTGCCCCTGAGCCTGTCAGCCTGTCCCGGTAGACGGACACAGGATGTGAGGATAAGTAAACACCGAGTACTTCTTTTTCATGAGCCAGCTTCTGTTCATCCGGCATAGGTGAAGCTTTAGCGTGCTTAGGCTTAATATCAAGATCCTCAAACAAGCTGCCTTCTCCCTGCACCAGTCCTGCATGATTAATTGCCACTTCAATCGAGGCAAGCAGTACAGAGCGGTCCTGACCAAAGCTGTCGAGTGCACCTGAAAAGATCAGCGGTTCAAGCAGCTTTCTGTTAACAAGCTTCGGATTCAGCCTGCTGCAGAGATCAAAAAAGTCGCGGAAGGGCTGTTCTTGCCTGACAGTGATAATGTTTTCAGCCGCCGCTTTATTTACACCTTTTATTGCACTAAGACTGTAGATGATTTCACCTTTTTCACCTTTAAAGTACCGCATACTTTTATTAATATCAGGCGGCTGTACTGTAATAGAAAGGTTTCTGCATTCCTTTATATACTGTGCTGTTTTATCTTCGTTTCCTGTCGCAGTGGTCATCAGTGCCGCCATAAATGAAACCGGGTAGTGTGCTTTCAGGTAGGCAAGCTGATAACCAATCTTACTGTAAGCAACAGCGTGACTCCGGTTAAAACCATAATCAGCAAATCTGACAATCAGATCATACAGTTCATTAGCTGCTTCACTTGAATAGCCTTTTTTAACAGCACCTTCAGTAAATCTCTTTCGTTCACGGTCAAGGTCCTGCTTTTTCTTCTTACTGACTGCTCTTCTCAGTACATCTGCCTGCCCGAGTGAGAATCCTGCGAACCTTGAAGCAATCTCCATGATCTGCTCCTGATAGACAATAATGCCATACGTTGAGGATAAAACAGGTTCAAGGTCCTGATGAATATAAGGAACCTTTTCGTGACCATATTTTCTCTTTATATATTGAGGAATAAATTCCATTGGTCCCGGACGGTTTAACGCGTTGACTGCCACAAGATCTTCAAACTCTGACGGCTTCATTGTCATCAGTACTTTTGTAACACCTTCTGCTTCAAATTGAAAAATACCACTTGTCCAGCCTTTGCCGAGCAGCTCAAACGTTTCCTTGTCATCTTCAGGGATCTTTTCGATATCAAATGAAGGTTCACTCTGTCTGACTGACTGGATGACCCGGTGTAAGATCGTCAGGTTCCTGAGCCCCAGGTAATCCATCTTTAAAAGTCCAATCTCCTCTAAAGCGCCCATCGGCCATTGAGTAATATGGGCATAGTCCGTGCCTTTTTGAAGCGGTACAACTTCTGCAAGCGGGACGTCACTGATTATTACGCCTGCTGCGTGAACAGATGTATGTCGCGGAAGCCCTTCAAGCTTCATAGCCGTTTTGAACCAGTCCTTATACCGCGCTGACTGATTCACAAAGCGTTTAAGCGATTCCGACTGCTCGTATGCTTCTTTCAGTGTAATCCCGTGAAGAGATGGAATTGATTTTGAGATCACTTCCATTTCCCCGGTAGTCATGCCGTAAACCCTTGCCATATCACGTGCCACAGCTTTTGCAGAAAGTGTTCCAAACGTTGCTATCTGCGCTACTTTCTTTCTGCCGTATTTCTCAGCTGTATATTGAATCACTTCATCACGGCGGTCATCCGGAAAATCAAGATCAATATCCGGAAGCGTGACACGTTCAGGATTTAAAAAACGTTCAAACAGTAAGTGATGTTCGATCGGATCCACGTGTGTAATAAATAACGCATAAGCGGTTAAAGATCCTGCGGCCGATCCACGACCGGGCCCTGCTAAAATATGCTGTTCACGCGCAAACTTCATCACGTCCCAGATAATCAGGAAATAATCATTAAAGCCCATCTGATCAATGATTTGCAATTCGTATTTAAGACGCTCGCGATAGACATCTGTTACCTGGTCCACGCGCTTTTTAAGTCCTTCTTCACAAAGGTAGGCAAGTACTTCCTTTTGCGTCACATCATCCGGCACTGGAAAAACAGGCAGGTGTGAGGCAGAAAAATCAATATTTACCCGGCAGCGCTCAGCAATTCTGTATGTATTTTCAATCGCTTCGGGCGTATCTGAGAGCTGACTTTCAACCTCATCAGCTGATCGGAAATGATAGCTCCCGTCAGCTTTTACTTCATCTACTGATAAACCGTCTCTAAGAGCAACCAGCGCTTCATAAGCGGTCTGATCGGCAGGCTCGCTATATTTCACTTCAGCGGTAGCCGCCATAGGGAGGTTTGCCTCTGAGGAAAGGGACTGTATTAACGAGTGAAGCGCTGGATCATCAGGCCGGTTCAGACGAGATAACCCCAGATAAAACCGGTCTTTTCCCATCATCTGCATGAGCTGATCTGCCCGTGACTCGGCTGTATCAATCTGTCCATTTAGCAAAAGACGTTCAATTTCACCATCAGGACCGGGTGTGATAGCGATTAATCCTCCTGCGTATGACTTGAGCCACTTTTCAGGAAGCGGCTTTGCTGTCGTTGAGATTGCGCTAGAAATTTTGATCAGATTCTGATAGCCTTCATTCGTTTCAGCTAGCAGGATCAATGGGAATGCCTGATCATCATTTCCGCTGATATCAGCAGTCAGACCAATAATCGGTTTGATCCCTTCTTTTATACAGGCTTTGTAAAAGGGGATCACACCGTACATTGTATTATGATCTGTCAGCGCAAGTGCAGGCAGCTTCTCGCGTTTAGCCTGTGCGACCAATTCAGCGACTGTCATTGTGCCGCTCAGCAGGCTGTATGCACTTGTGACCTGTAAATGTGTAAATGCCATAAAGGATCCCCTTTCATCAAATGTTTTATTGTTTACAAATGGCTTCCAGCTTTTCTATTACTTCTTCTGCTTCAGACCATTTATATATAGATGCTCCTGCAGCTACCGGGTGACCGCCGCCGTTATACTGCTTGGCAAGCTCATTAACGATCGGTCCCTTCGATCTGAGCCGTACACGGATTTCCTTTTCCTCTTCAATGAAAAATACCCATGCACGAATGCCTTTGACGCTTCCAAGCGTACTGACCAGTAAAGATGCTTCTGATGGGACAACATTAAACTCAGCAAGCTTTTCTTTCGTTATTTTTATGTGAGCTGCCCCATTCTCAGACATATAAAAGTTCTGCAGTACATACCCCTGCAACTTCAGTACTTCAGCATCCATTTCGTACAGTGCGTTATACAGCGCTGATCTGTCAAAATCATATTTAATCAGTTCACCGGCATAGTCAAAAGTTTTTTGTGTCGTACTCGGGTATAAAAAGCGCCCGGTATCTCCAACAATCCCTCCATAGATCAGCCGTGCTGCAGCGTCTGACATCTTCAGTCCATCTGCTTTCCCGCTCAGATATAATTCATATATCATTTCACTTGCTGAGCTCGCAGATGTATCGACCCATAACAGATCTCCGTAAGGATCTTCATTAGGATGGTGGTCAATCTTAATTAATTTACTGCCGTTTTTATAGCGCTGATCATCAATTCTGTCAGTGTTAGCTGTATCACAGACAATGATGAGTGCTCCCTCAAAATCTTCATCCTTTAATTCATCAAGTTTATATAGAAAGCTAAGCGTCGGCTCCTCTGTTCCGGTAGTATAGACTTGCTTTTCAGGAAAAGAAGCCTTAATCACCTCTGCAAGTCCGGCCTGTGACCCGTATGCATCCGGATCCGGTCTGACATGTCTATGTAAAATAATTTTGTCATATTGCTTAATTTGTTCAATGATTTGCTCTTTCAATGTGTGTCACTCCCTGAATTAGTGGAATTTCCTCTGATAAGCCTTTACAATAATAGTAGTTTATTATTGGAGGAATCAAAATGGCAATATTAGTGTTTCTAATCATTATGTCCGGCGTTGCTTATCTCTATTTTAAGACGAAGCAGATCCGCACGCCCCGTCCTGTTGAAAAGGCCTGGCAGAAAAGCCGTGCCGGAATCGCACTTGGCGCAGGAATGGGATTAATCGGGCTGAATACCCTTTTTCTTTTTAACTTTGAGCTTGCAACAGATCTGATCTTCACTTATATCATCGCACTTGTTTTTATCATTATCGGATTTTCAAGTGCATGGATTCGATATAAAGCTTATAAACATTATACGCCTTTACTGGCTGAAGAAGAGAATAAATGGAATAACTAATATTATTTAAAAAGCATGCGGCAAACAACTAAGAGGATGGGACATTCAAAACAGTCCCATCCTCTTTTTTATTTTTCAAGCAGCTGACACATCATCATGGCTTTCCCCACGAGATTGCCATCACTAAACACTTCCACATCTACCTTACCGAACTTACGACCGACATCAAGAAGCTTCGGCACAACCTCAAGCGTACTTTCCATCTGGACCGGCTTAATAAAATAAATCGTGATATTTTCCACGACAAGGTCACTGCGCTTATATTCTTTCAGCAGCTGGTTCGCTGACTCAGTCACAAGCGTTGTAAATACTCCATAGGAAATTGCACCGAGGTGGTTTGTCATCTGTGGAGTGACCTGGAAGATCTGACGTTTGTTTTCATTCTTTTCAACCTGCAGTTCTTTTAATATCAGGTCATCGATGGTTTCTCCCATCTGTGGCTGCCGCTGGATCATCTGGAGCGCTTTTAATACATCCTGTCTGCTGATAACACCCTGGAGCTGATGTGATTCGTTAACAACAGGCAGCAGTTCAATCCCTTCCCAGATCATGATATGGGCTGCTGAAGCAACGCTTGTCTTTGCATTCACTGTCAGCGGATATTTTGTCATCACTTTTTCAAGCAGTTCATCTTTAGCACGACCGATAATGTCTTTAGCAGTAACCATTCCTGTCACTTTCAAAGATGAGGCGTCCACTACCGGAAAACGGCTGTGGTGTGTGTCTTTATTCAAATCTTCCCAGTCTTCAATTGTGGACTTTGAATGTAAATAATATGACTGTTCAAGCGGGATCAGAATATCATCAACCAGAACAATTTCTTTCTTAATCATCTGGTCATAAATCGCCCGGTTAATCATCGCAGCTACTGTAAATGTATCATAACTCGTTGAGATCACCGGCAGTTCGAGCTCATCGGCGAGTTTTTTTACAGGCTCTTCTGCATCAAACCCTCCTGTAATCAAAACAGCTGCACCGGCATTTAACGCGTATTCATGTGCTTTTGTTCTGTTTCCTACGATTAAAAGGTTGCCGGCTTCTGTATATCTCATCATGGCTTCAAGCTTCATCGCCCCGATTACAAACTTGTTAAGGGTTTTATGAAGACCGGTTCTGCCGCCGACTACGTGACCGTCTACGATATTGACTACTTCTGCATAGGTAAGGCGTTCTATATTTTCACGGATCTTTTTCTCAATTCTGATTGTACCAACCCGTTCAATGGTACTGACCATCCCTTTGTTTTCTGCTTCTTTTATCGCCCGGTAGGCTGTACCTTCGCTGACAGACATATGTTTTGCTACCTGTCTTACGGAAATTTTGTTTCCGACAGGCAGGGATTCTATATGCTGTAGTATTTGTTCATGTTTTGTCGCCAATCGATAATCCCCGCTTTCTCGTTCCTGCATGTGTTCTTTTATTATAACCGCAGTGGTAAGAAAGGTTCAAATCGAGTTTAAATTGCAGAAAAAAGAGACAGCGACAAGTTGTCTCTGTCTCAGTAACCGGCTCACTGCGTTTCAGGCGGACGCTTTCCGCAGCCGGGCGGTGAGCCTCCTCAGCTTCGCTTCCGGGGTCTCACCTGTCCCTTTTCCGCTGCTGGAGTCGCCGCCTTCCACTCCGTTCCCCTGAATAAAACTGTTTCAATTAAGAATACAATTTAACTTATTTTATAATTCTACGATGTCCCCGGCGTGCATCATTTTGCCTTGTCCACCTTTTAGCATGTTGATGAATTTTTCCGGGTCCTGTTTGATTGGCGGGAATGTGTTGTAGTGAATCGGGACGACGTGTGTGGCCTGGAGGAGTTCTGCTGCATATGCTGCATCTTCAGGTCCCATTGTAAAGTTGTCGCCAATTGGCAGAAATGCGATATCAATCGGGTGTCTGTCACCAATCAGTTTCATATCACCAAATAGTGCTGTGTCCCCTGCGTGATAAACCGTTTTTCCTTCTGCCATAAATAAAATTCCAGCCGGCATGCCAGTATAGATAATCTGGTTATCCTCGGTTGTGTATGATGAGCCGTGGAAGGCCTGTGTGAATTTCACTTTACCAAAATCGAATTCATAGGCACCGCCTATATGCATCGGGTGCGTGTTCAGCCCCTGCATTTCCATGTAATTTGCCAGTTCAAATGGCGCTACGACCAGTGCATTACTGCGTTTAGCAATTGCGACTGTATCTCCTACGTGATCGTTGTGTCCATGTGTGAGCAGGATTACATCCGGGTTCTGATCATCAGCATTCAGATCCGTTTGTTCATTTCCATTGATAAATGGATCTACAAGAATTGTTTTGCCGTTTGTTTCAATTTTAATAATTGAATGTCCATGGTAAGAAATTTTCATTTTCATTCCTCCTAGGTTACAATCTCACTCAAGTTTTCCCTTCCTGCAGGTCATGAAACATTTACATGTGCAAAAGATAGTGATAATTTTGAACTGACTGAAATTGAAAGGATGACAATAATGATCGGAAAAATTCAGGCTTACTTAAAATCAGAACAGGTTGATGGTGCTTTATTAACTTCTGTTGAAAATGTTACATATACGACCGGATTCAGAAGTGATCCGCACGAAAGATGGCTTGCTGTATGGATTCCTGCTGAAGGTGAGGCGATCTTAATCTGCCCGGGTATGGAAACATCGGATGCAAAAGCTGCGGGATGGCACGGGAAAATTATTGGCTATAGTGACACTCAGAGCCCGCTTGAACTATTAAAGAACGAAATTGGAGCTTTAAATAGTCTTGCGGTAGAAAAAAATCACCTGACAATAGATCGAATGGAATTAATTAGTCAGGTATTTGGCGAGTGCAGGATGACTGCTGCTGAACATTTCCTAAATGACCTGCGCGTGGTAAAAACAAAATCTGAAATTGAACTGCTGAAGGAAGCTGCTGCGCTTGCGGATTTTGCGATTGAAACCGCCTGCAGTGAGCTTGAAGAAGGAAAATCTGAACTTGAGGTACTGGCAAAAGTTGAATATGAGTTAAAGAAAAAAGGAATTACTGAAATGTCTTTCTCTACAATGGTACTGACAGGCGAAAATGCATCATCCCCTCACGGCACACCGGGTCAGACAAAGATTAAGAAGGGTGACCTTGTCCTATTTGACCTTGGGGTTGTTTATCAGGGTTATTGTTCTGATATCACACGCACAGTGGCTTTCGGTGAGATTACAGACCGGCAGCGTGAAATATATGACACCGTGTTGAAAGCAGAAATGACTGCACTTGCAATGGTAAAACCGGGTGTTAAATCAAGTGAACTTGACCTTGCTGCCCGTAAAGTGATTGAAGATGCAGGATACGGTGAATACTTCCCGCACAGACTGGGTCATGGACTTGGGTTGAACGTACATGAGTACCCATCCATTACTTCAGAAAGCGACATTACCCTTCAGGCAGGAATGACATTTACAATTGAACCTGGTATTTACGTGCCGGGTGTCGCAGGTGTCAGAATTGAAGATGATGTACTTGTGACTGAAAATGGCTATGAAACGCTGACGAAATTCCCGAAAACGCTGCAGACCTTCTGATAAAATAGTTTTTCTTCTTCAACAAAAAACGTCCGGCCACTAGTGTGATCGGACGTTTTTATATGACTATTATTAAGCTAGCAGCAGTTCTCTCACGTTTGCGTACTCCAAACCGTGCGCTTCAGCTACTGCATTGTATGTGACAAAACCGTCAAGTGTATTGATTCCGCTCATTAATGCTTCGTTATCGATACATGCCTGGCGATATCCTTTGTTCGCAATCTGGATACCATACGGAACAGTTACATTTGTCAGTGCAATTGTAGATGTTCTCGGTACTGCACCCGGCATATTCGCTACAGCGTAATGCACGACGCCGTGCTTTGTATAAGTAGGGTTATCATGTGTTGTAATCTTGTCAGTCGTCTCAAAAATACCACCCTGATCAATTGCAATATCAACTACAACTGCTCCTGGTTTCATTGCTTTAATCATTTCTTCGCTGACTAACTTAGGTGCCTTTGCACCAGGGATCAGTACTGCCCCGATGACAAGATCAGCTTCTGCTACACTTTCAGCAATGTTCAGCGGGTTAGACATGAGCGTTGTCACATCTTTCCCAAAAAGATCATCAAGCTGACGCAGTCTTTCCGGATTCAAGTCAAGAATTGTTACATCTGCTCCAAGACCCACTGCCATTTTAGCTGCATTCGTTCCAGCTACGCCACCACCGATTACCGTTACTTTACCTCTGGCTACTCCTGGTACACC
This region of Jeotgalibacillus malaysiensis genomic DNA includes:
- a CDS encoding 6-phosphofructokinase: MKKIGVLTSGGDAPGMNPAIRAVVRKAIYHGLEVYGIYQGYQGLISGNIEKLELGSVGDIIHRGGTKLYSARCEEFKTPEGQKKGIEQLKKFGIEGLVVIGGDGSYMGAKALTEHGYPCVGVPGTIDNDIPGTDFTIGFDTALNTVIDAIDKIRDTATSHERTFIIEVMGRNAGDIALWSGLSGGAESILIPEDPYNLDKVVDKIKKGHARGKKHSIIIVAEGVMSGGEFAALMKEKTGVDTRVSVLGHMQRGGSPTASDRVLASRLGARAVELLMEDKGGRAVGIQKNELVDYDIIEALKMEHKADVDLYRLSQELSI
- a CDS encoding acetyl-CoA carboxylase subunit alpha; amino-acid sequence: MVNELEFEKPLNQLREKINELKAFTADSEVDLSEEIAKLEERLARLEADVYSSIQPWDRVQLARHPERPTALEYIEVLFENFMEMHGDRLYGDDHAIVGGIASYKGNPVTVIGHQRGKDTKENIKRNFGMPHPEGYRKALRLMKQAEKFKRPIICFIDTKGAYPGKAAEERGQSEAIARNLFEMAGLTVPVICIVIGEGGSGGALALGVGNHLHMLENSTYSVISPEGAASILWKDAGLAKQAAESMKITAPDLKGMGIIDEIIPEVKGGAHRDIKQQASAIDQILLQSLKELSQLDEASLVAQRYDKFQSIGEFTKETV
- a CDS encoding acetyl-CoA carboxylase subunit beta produces the protein MLKDIFAKKKKYATIPSEHDKNDVPEGILTKCPKCKKIIYTKEIYKNKKVCLQCGYHHPMNAAERIECLADEGSFKEFNQQLSSENPLEFPDYLEKLEKDKKKTGLNEAVVTGTCSIDGNEAVLTIMDSTFRMGSMGSVVGEKIAEAVRVAEEKNLPFIIFTASGGARMQEGVLSLMQMAKTSTALKRFSDKGGLIISFMTHPTTGGVSASFASLGDYNFAEPGALIGFAGRRIIEQTIREKLPEDFQTAEFLMEHGQLDQVISRLEMKEKLSVLLSLHKKGGASW
- a CDS encoding NAD-dependent malic enzyme 4 — protein: MSLRDEALHMHRVNQGKLESKSKVLVRNAEELSLAYSPGVAEPCKEIYDKPETVYDYTMKGNMVAVVSDGTAVLGLGNIGPEASLPVMEGKAVLFKSFAGVDAFPICLNTTEIDKIVETVKLMEPTFGGVNLEDIAAPRCFEIEERLKKETNIPIFHDDQHGTAIVTVAGLVNALKITNKEFSSIRVVMNGAGAAGIAIIKLLYSYGVRDIIMCDSKGAIYEGRPYGMNEVKHNVAKITNRERLDGSLDDVIEGADVFIGVSVAGALTEEMVQKMNQDSIIFAMANPVPEIMPALAKANGASVVGTGRSDFPNQVNNVLAFPGIFRGALDVRATHINEKMKIAAVEAIASLISEDELNADYVIPAPFDPRVAPAVASRVANAAMETGVARIKVDPEEVREKTARLSQIGKSE